Sequence from the Leptospira bourretii genome:
ATTGAGTGCCAGTAGATTTGTACGATCCGAAATTTCTTTTACCAATTGGATATTTTCGTTAATTTTTTGAAGATCGTTATATAAAAGTTGAATTTCGACCTCATTTTTTTGGTTTTCAACTTTCACCCATAACGATTGTTTAGCGATCGTTTCAATTTCTTTTGTTGTTTTTTCTAAACTATCAACTAATTCAATATTTCTTTGTCCCGTTGCATCAAAGGTTTTTAGTGTTTCTGAAATTTGAAATGAAACAGAATGAATCACTGCATCTAATTCTTCCGCACTGCTTGCTAGATTGGCTGAAATATCACTAAAATGCGAAAGCCCCGATACAAATTGGGACTGTAAATGTTCAATGTTTTTAAGGTTAGTTGAAGTTCCGAGAATAGAAACAGCAATTTCATCGGCAGAGGATGTAATCAAACCTCTTAATTTTCGTTGTAATTCTAAAAGATCTACAATCTCAGAATCATTCGATTTCTCAATGGAACTGTTTCGAATGATATGTTCACGGATCGATTTACGATTCCGTATTAAAAACTCTTTTGTAGAGTCGTTTGATCTAAAATGAAACATAATACTTTTATCTTTTTATCGGCATTGTTTCTATATACTATTTTCCTGAATTGTCACAGAGTTTTTCTAAAAACCAGCTTGCCAGAGATAAAATTTCTGTCAGAATAAGCGAATCCAATTTTATAGAATAAGGATCTTTATGAATCAAAAACTTGTTTTAAGTGTATGGACGGCAATTCTCTTCGCCGGAAGTTCTCTACTAGCCCAAGAAGCAGACGTAGCCGTAGGCCGGTATTTACCCCCTGAAAAAGACTCAGTCATTGAAATTTTCAAATGCGGTGATAAATACTGTGGTAAAACGGTTTGTATCAAAGACAACGCCTACCCTGAAAAAGAAAAAGATAAAGGTGTTCCAGGCACTCCCTACCTCGATCACAACAATGAAGATCCAAAACTTAGAAACCGTCCCAACTTAGGTATGGTATTTATTACTGGATTTGACTATGTAGGAGAAGGTGTTTATAAAAACGGAAAGATTTACAACCCACGTGATGGAAAAACCTACTGTGGAAAATTCACTTCTCTCGAAGGTGGAAATCGATTGGATCTAAAGGGAACCCTATGTTCCATTACCTTTATCGGAAAAACAAACAACTGGGTGAAACTTGGTGGTGTGAATCTCGATGACCCTAAATGGGACTGTACGTTCAAAGCTAAAAAATAATTGTAATCATGAAGTACCTGTCCTCCTTATTGGGAGGCAGGTTCTCATTATAATGTTTCTAAAAAACTTTTAGATCTTATTTCTTTTCAAAGTCTTTATACAATAAGGAAGGTTGGATGCCTTGGTTGGCTTGGTATTTTCCTGATTTGTATTCGCTAATTTCCCCTTCCACTGTATGATAAAAAATCTGACAGATTTGGACACCTGCAT
This genomic interval carries:
- a CDS encoding DUF2147 domain-containing protein, translated to MNQKLVLSVWTAILFAGSSLLAQEADVAVGRYLPPEKDSVIEIFKCGDKYCGKTVCIKDNAYPEKEKDKGVPGTPYLDHNNEDPKLRNRPNLGMVFITGFDYVGEGVYKNGKIYNPRDGKTYCGKFTSLEGGNRLDLKGTLCSITFIGKTNNWVKLGGVNLDDPKWDCTFKAKK